In Dolichospermum flos-aquae CCAP 1403/13F, the following proteins share a genomic window:
- a CDS encoding PAP/fibrillin family protein yields the protein MNNQLLKEKLQATIKKNQINSDGYPLTNLKLDKSLVEEIEQLTTELESLNPNPHPLLHATDLLDGAWQLQYSTAREIRSLDSLPLGLQIGKVYQVINIADKLFFNLAQVQHPLGLISGYVKVTANFEPAIDISNTADKRINVYFDKRYLAIEKIVGINTPKLNPFKVIVANNPQGRIATLDITYLDETLRIGRGGDESLFILNKANDVPKLAC from the coding sequence ATGAATAATCAACTTTTGAAAGAGAAATTACAAGCAACTATCAAAAAAAATCAAATTAACAGTGATGGTTATCCTCTTACTAATTTAAAGCTTGATAAAAGTTTAGTTGAGGAAATTGAACAATTAACAACAGAACTAGAAAGTCTCAATCCTAACCCTCATCCTCTTCTCCATGCTACGGATTTATTAGATGGTGCTTGGCAACTGCAGTACTCCACAGCTAGAGAAATCCGTTCTTTAGATTCTCTACCATTGGGATTACAAATAGGTAAAGTTTATCAAGTAATTAATATTGCCGATAAACTATTTTTTAATCTAGCTCAAGTGCAACATCCTCTGGGTTTAATATCAGGATATGTGAAAGTAACAGCTAATTTTGAACCTGCCATAGATATATCAAATACAGCAGATAAACGCATCAATGTTTATTTTGATAAACGTTATTTAGCTATTGAAAAAATTGTCGGTATTAATACCCCTAAATTAAATCCATTTAAAGTTATAGTAGCTAATAATCCTCAAGGGAGAATTGCCACTCTCGATATTACTTACTTAGATGAAACTTTAAGAATTGGCCGTGGGGGAGATGAAAGTTTATTTATTCTCAATAAAGCCAATGATGTACCTAAATTAGCCTGTTAA
- a CDS encoding chlorophyll a/b-binding protein: MTNATKTSNTPVATDRNAWQWGFTPGAEIWNGRLAMIGFSAAALIELFSGQGFLHFWGIL, translated from the coding sequence ATGACTAATGCAACAAAAACATCTAACACACCCGTAGCAACTGATCGCAACGCTTGGCAATGGGGTTTTACACCGGGAGCAGAAATCTGGAACGGTCGTTTAGCAATGATTGGTTTTTCAGCAGCAGCTTTGATTGAACTATTTTCTGGTCAAGGCTTTCTCCACTTCTGGGGTATTCTGTAA
- a CDS encoding cation diffusion facilitator family transporter yields MTHDHDHHHHHEHGHHHSHAPATFSRAFAIGTALNIGFVIVEATYGYLAHSLALFADAGHNLSDVLGLLLAWGASSLARRPPSHRYTYGLRASSILAALVNAVVLLLSMGAIAWEAIRRFNDSGPVSGETIIGVALVGIIINTATALMFMSGRKSDLNIRGAFLHMAADALVSLGVVVAGIAILFTHWLWLDPLVSLVLVAVVVVGTWHLLRDSVNLALDGVPAGIELRAVKNYLIECPGVLKIHDLHIWAMSTTETALTVHLVMPEGYPGDAFLWEVSQELEHHFGIQHSTIQVETGDSAYPCALEPDHVV; encoded by the coding sequence ATGACACACGACCACGACCATCATCATCACCACGAACATGGACACCATCACAGTCACGCCCCAGCCACATTTAGCCGGGCTTTTGCCATTGGGACTGCACTGAATATAGGATTTGTCATTGTTGAAGCAACCTATGGCTACTTAGCCCATTCCTTGGCTTTGTTTGCTGATGCGGGTCACAACCTGAGTGATGTTTTGGGACTTCTCCTGGCGTGGGGTGCAAGTTCCCTTGCCCGTCGTCCTCCCAGCCACCGCTATACCTATGGATTGCGGGCTTCTTCAATTCTGGCTGCTTTAGTAAATGCTGTGGTCTTACTTTTGTCTATGGGTGCTATTGCTTGGGAAGCCATTCGCCGCTTTAATGATTCTGGTCCAGTATCGGGAGAAACTATTATTGGTGTTGCCCTGGTCGGCATTATCATTAATACTGCTACTGCACTCATGTTTATGTCAGGACGCAAAAGTGATTTAAACATTCGGGGAGCATTTTTACACATGGCTGCTGATGCCTTGGTATCCTTGGGAGTTGTGGTAGCTGGAATTGCGATTTTATTTACCCATTGGCTGTGGCTTGACCCATTAGTTAGCTTAGTGCTGGTGGCTGTTGTCGTGGTTGGGACGTGGCACTTACTCCGAGACTCCGTAAATTTGGCACTTGATGGCGTACCAGCAGGAATTGAACTCCGTGCCGTAAAAAATTACTTAATTGAATGTCCTGGGGTGTTGAAAATTCATGATCTTCACATCTGGGCTATGAGTACGACAGAAACCGCACTCACAGTTCATTTAGTCATGCCAGAAGGCTATCCTGGTGATGCTTTTTTATGGGAAGTTTCTCAGGAACTGGAACACCATTTCGGGATTCAACACTCTACTATTCAGGTAGAAACGGGGGATTCGGCGTATCCCTGTGCTTTAGAACCAGACCACGTGGTTTAA
- a CDS encoding tetratricopeptide repeat protein, whose protein sequence is MPLKLTDWDQDLPIEKDEEYQAFIRTLQFTDGFSILFVRCSPAGGEQLISQVKADIHNQNIEVIKLDKDVTNLYAIVDTLPNKNNINILFITGLESSFYKYEEAKTLVGWNSRQTHHYSWESVPPFLININQQRERFRDSFNICFIFLLPQFAIKYFIHRAPDFFDWRSGLFDFPLDSKTLEQEATRIIQEGTYEKYANLTNEETNQKILEIIDIIEHEIDNEQKAELFFELGYLQRVRENHEEAISSYDKAVEFKPDFHDAWNNRGYSLENLGRYEEAISSYDKAVEFKPDFHDAWNNRGISLRNLGRYEEAISSYDKAVEFKPDFHDAWNNRGYSLDDLGRYEEAISSYDKAVEFKPDKHEAWYNRGISLRNLGRYEEAISSYDKAVEFKPDYHDAWYNRGISLDDLGRYEEAISSYDKAVEFKPDKHQAWNNRGISLGNLGRYEEAISSYDEAVEFKPDDHEAWYNKAYSYSLQGNIEQAIESLKTAINLHPKVREWAKTDSDFDAIREDERFQELIK, encoded by the coding sequence ATGCCTCTTAAACTCACTGATTGGGATCAAGATTTACCAATAGAAAAAGATGAAGAATATCAAGCCTTTATTCGTACACTTCAGTTTACAGACGGCTTTAGTATATTATTTGTGCGTTGTTCTCCGGCCGGAGGTGAACAATTAATTAGTCAAGTGAAAGCAGATATTCATAATCAAAATATAGAAGTTATCAAATTAGATAAAGATGTGACGAATTTATATGCAATAGTTGATACATTACCTAACAAAAACAATATCAATATATTATTTATTACAGGCTTAGAGTCTTCATTCTATAAATACGAAGAAGCCAAAACTTTAGTAGGTTGGAATAGTCGACAAACTCATCATTATAGTTGGGAAAGTGTACCACCGTTTTTAATTAATATCAACCAACAACGAGAACGGTTTAGAGATAGTTTTAATATTTGTTTTATATTTTTATTACCACAGTTTGCAATTAAATATTTTATTCACCGCGCCCCTGATTTCTTTGATTGGCGTTCTGGGTTATTTGATTTTCCTTTAGATTCAAAAACTCTAGAACAAGAAGCTACAAGGATTATTCAGGAAGGAACTTATGAGAAATATGCAAATTTAACCAATGAAGAAACAAATCAGAAAATCTTAGAAATTATAGATATTATTGAACATGAAATAGATAATGAACAAAAAGCTGAATTATTTTTTGAATTAGGTTATTTGCAAAGAGTTAGAGAAAATCATGAAGAAGCCATATCTTCCTACGACAAAGCTGTGGAATTTAAACCTGATTTTCACGATGCTTGGAACAACCGGGGCTATTCCCTAGAGAATTTAGGCAGGTATGAAGAAGCCATATCTTCCTACGACAAAGCTGTGGAATTTAAACCTGATTTTCACGATGCTTGGAACAACCGGGGCATTTCCCTACGTAATTTAGGCAGGTATGAAGAAGCCATATCTTCCTACGACAAAGCTGTGGAATTTAAACCTGATTTTCACGATGCTTGGAACAACCGGGGCTATTCCCTAGATGATTTAGGCAGGTATGAAGAAGCCATATCTTCCTACGACAAAGCTGTGGAATTTAAACCTGATAAACACGAAGCTTGGTACAACCGGGGCATTTCCCTACGTAATTTAGGCAGGTATGAAGAAGCCATATCTTCCTACGACAAAGCTGTGGAATTTAAACCTGATTATCACGATGCTTGGTACAACCGGGGCATTTCCCTAGATGATTTAGGCAGGTATGAAGAAGCCATATCTTCCTACGACAAAGCTGTGGAATTTAAACCTGATAAACACCAAGCTTGGAACAACCGGGGCATTTCCCTAGGTAATTTAGGCAGGTATGAAGAAGCCATATCTTCCTACGACGAAGCTGTGGAATTTAAACCTGATGATCACGAAGCTTGGTACAATAAAGCTTATAGTTATTCCCTGCAAGGTAATATTGAACAAGCAATTGAAAGCCTAAAAACAGCAATTAATTTGCATCCTAAAGTTAGAGAATGGGCAAAAACTGATTCAGATTTTGATGCTATTCGGGAAGATGAACGTTTTCAAGAATTGATTAAATAA
- a CDS encoding P-loop NTPase fold protein — translation MTSNFAFLKQLYNAFDPFRPLPAGDPAYVDCTDVRGDGDILEAVGKEILLSNRKTCQLYAGHRGAGKSTELLRLQKDLDEKGFFVVYFAADEADIDPEDVQYTDILLACTRNILTAFKDRTDSQAVLNWLKERCEDLKDLLQTKISIDELSIEAQVSQFAKITTKIRSEPSERRKIRDLINPHTTTLTTALNEFIRDAKKNLPSGYHELVLIADNLDRIVPVTKTDNRSNHDEIFIDRNEQLKNLDCHLVYTIPISLLYSDRAASLTEIYGLPQVLPMIMVKTPENEPFSPGLDKVIEILQKRLKKVDPNKSIVDLFESRSSLEMLCLMSGGHARNLLLLMKEALKYTTSLPITDKALQRSISELRKTYKDTIYANEWKDLANVHYSKEIVNDQLHRGLLFNRCILEYRYLESEGGSKVWYDINPLIKGITTFQDAYNQLYPG, via the coding sequence ATGACCTCAAATTTTGCCTTCTTAAAACAGTTATATAACGCTTTTGACCCATTCCGACCTTTACCTGCTGGAGATCCTGCTTATGTGGATTGTACCGATGTGCGGGGAGATGGTGACATATTGGAAGCGGTAGGGAAAGAGATATTATTGTCTAACAGAAAAACCTGTCAACTGTATGCAGGTCATCGTGGTGCAGGTAAATCTACAGAATTACTACGACTACAAAAAGATTTAGATGAAAAGGGTTTTTTTGTCGTCTACTTTGCGGCAGATGAAGCAGATATTGATCCAGAGGATGTTCAATATACAGATATTCTTTTAGCTTGCACTCGCAATATTTTAACAGCATTTAAAGATAGAACAGATTCTCAAGCTGTATTGAATTGGTTAAAAGAACGATGTGAAGATCTAAAAGATTTATTACAAACAAAGATTTCTATAGATGAATTATCAATTGAAGCACAGGTTTCACAATTTGCCAAAATTACCACTAAAATCCGAAGTGAACCCAGTGAACGCCGAAAAATTCGTGATTTAATTAATCCCCATACTACCACTTTAACTACGGCATTAAATGAATTTATTCGAGATGCTAAAAAAAATCTCCCTTCAGGATATCACGAATTAGTATTAATTGCTGATAACCTAGATAGAATTGTCCCTGTAACTAAAACAGATAACCGCAGCAATCATGACGAAATTTTTATAGACCGTAATGAACAACTCAAAAATTTAGATTGTCATTTAGTTTATACTATCCCAATTTCTTTACTTTATTCTGACCGCGCAGCATCATTAACAGAGATTTATGGACTTCCCCAAGTTTTACCGATGATTATGGTAAAAACTCCTGAAAATGAGCCTTTTTCACCAGGACTTGATAAAGTTATTGAAATTCTCCAAAAACGACTAAAGAAAGTAGATCCTAATAAATCTATTGTTGATTTATTTGAAAGCAGATCATCTTTAGAGATGTTATGTTTAATGAGTGGCGGTCATGCGCGGAATTTATTATTATTAATGAAGGAAGCACTCAAATATACAACGTCTTTACCTATTACTGACAAAGCCTTGCAGCGTTCAATTAGCGAATTGCGAAAGACATATAAAGATACCATTTATGCGAATGAATGGAAAGATCTGGCAAATGTTCATTATTCCAAAGAAATAGTTAATGATCAGCTACATCGGGGTTTATTATTTAATCGTTGTATTTTAGAATATCGCTATCTCGAATCAGAGGGAGGAAGTAAAGTTTGGTATGATATTAATCCTCTAATTAAAGGAATAACAACATTTCAGGATGCCTATAATCAATTATATCCTGGATAG
- a CDS encoding DUF4058 family protein: protein MSSPFPGMNPYLENPDLWSEVHHRLITAIAIAISPTLRPQYRVAIEKRTYRLDTEDSLLIGIPDVAILSVKQAQKPSIRKTAIATLPTETENRAITVTLPLPLEIKEGYLEIREVSTGKVVTIIEILSPTNKKTKEGRKSYLDKREKILQSDTNLVEIDLIRTGEKMPIVTRISDTDYRILIVRSYRFPSAQLFAFSVKQTIPNFPIPLQKGEEEIELNLQNLFLEIYEQAAFDLTLDYHIPPVPDLLAEDREWMDILLKEQGRRE from the coding sequence ATGAGTTCACCATTTCCAGGGATGAATCCCTACTTAGAAAATCCTGATTTATGGTCAGAAGTACATCATAGATTAATTACAGCGATCGCTATTGCTATCTCTCCTACTTTGCGTCCTCAATATCGAGTAGCTATAGAAAAACGTACCTATAGACTTGATACTGAAGACTCTTTATTAATTGGTATTCCTGATGTAGCAATTTTATCAGTTAAACAAGCACAAAAACCAAGTATTAGGAAAACTGCAATAGCGACTTTACCCACAGAAACAGAGAATAGGGCGATTACTGTAACCTTACCATTACCTTTAGAAATTAAAGAAGGATATTTAGAAATTAGAGAAGTTTCTACAGGTAAGGTAGTAACTATAATTGAGATACTTTCTCCCACTAATAAAAAAACTAAAGAAGGTAGAAAATCCTATTTAGATAAACGGGAGAAAATATTGCAAAGTGATACTAACTTAGTAGAAATTGACTTAATTAGAACTGGGGAAAAAATGCCCATTGTCACCAGGATTTCTGATACAGATTATCGCATTTTAATTGTGAGATCCTATCGGTTTCCATCGGCTCAATTATTTGCATTTTCCGTCAAACAAACTATACCTAATTTTCCCATACCTCTACAAAAAGGAGAGGAGGAAATAGAGTTAAATTTACAGAATTTGTTCTTAGAAATATATGAACAAGCTGCATTTGATTTAACTTTAGATTATCATATTCCTCCTGTACCAGACTTGTTAGCGGAAGATCGAGAATGGATGGATATATTATTAAAAGAACAAGGAAGAAGAGAGTAA
- a CDS encoding DNA gyrase/topoisomerase IV subunit A produces MAKQLNLLSKGQVITTALHTEMQRSYLEYAMSVIVGRALPDVRDGLKPVHRRILYAMHELGLTPDRPYRKCARVVGDVLGKYHPHGDQSVYDALVRLVQDFSSRYPLLGGHGNFGSVDNDPPAAMRYTETRLASVGHEGMLAEIADETVDFTGNFDNSQQEPTVLPAQLPFLLLNGCAGIAVGMATNVPPHNLGEIVDGLIALIDNPELSDEKLFQLIPGPDFPTGGEIVDHGGIREAYTTGKGSIIMRGIVTMEEIPATRGTKRRTALIVTELPFQVNKAGWIEKIADLVNQGRLLGISDIRDESDRDGMRVVIELKRDTNPQELLQHLYHQTALQTNFGAILLAIVDGQPRQLTLRQLLDEFLKFREHTLNRRYSYELGKAENRVNILAGLLKALANLDDVIAILRQAPDGSTAKMTLCNRLDLSDVQADAILSMPLRRLTGLEQQNLQQEFDQLNQEISILRTLLDDRRELLKALKKDLRTLKRKYNDPRRTKIIHTTEKPVSEEKGKAKPAAVAAADNSPAKIPTPKPEAPLEETIVEVTQRGYVRRISPNSKKTKGENGLLDHDFLIQTALTNTHKDLLILTSGGKVYPITVGDIPLTTGRSSTSLTTSSARGTPLITMLTSTAQGNTEGIITRFLLPEKPETLEMVLLTKEGRIKRLSLSEFVNFSRRGITILKLKDNDELAFTQFLSSGEHLILASSSGRLLRFPVNDEQLPIMGRAAMGLQAFRLLKNQQMVGCVNVSKNHQLLLVTEEGYGKIIAANQLRAASRGDLGVQLVKFNNKTDNLAAMVAAKPGSEVALLTNKERVIRVSIDAVPNLNKDSKGESICQLNRDERIISVVEVE; encoded by the coding sequence ATGGCAAAACAATTAAACCTTCTCTCCAAGGGACAGGTCATCACCACCGCCCTACACACCGAAATGCAACGGTCATACCTAGAATATGCCATGAGTGTGATTGTGGGGCGAGCCTTACCAGATGTTCGAGATGGGTTAAAACCAGTACATAGGCGGATTCTATATGCCATGCACGAACTCGGTTTAACACCAGATCGACCTTACCGAAAATGCGCTCGTGTAGTGGGAGACGTTCTCGGTAAATATCATCCTCACGGTGATCAATCAGTTTATGATGCCTTAGTTCGGCTAGTCCAAGACTTTTCCAGCCGTTATCCCTTACTGGGAGGACATGGTAATTTTGGTAGCGTTGATAATGATCCACCGGCAGCCATGCGTTACACGGAAACCCGTCTTGCATCGGTGGGACATGAGGGAATGTTGGCGGAAATTGCCGACGAAACTGTGGATTTTACTGGTAATTTCGACAATTCCCAACAAGAACCAACCGTACTCCCGGCTCAATTACCATTTTTGTTACTGAATGGTTGTGCAGGAATTGCCGTAGGGATGGCTACAAATGTCCCCCCCCACAATTTGGGAGAAATCGTTGATGGCTTAATTGCCTTAATTGACAACCCAGAGTTAAGCGATGAAAAATTATTTCAATTAATTCCCGGTCCCGACTTTCCTACTGGTGGGGAAATTGTTGATCATGGCGGCATTAGAGAAGCCTATACCACTGGTAAAGGTAGTATTATTATGCGCGGCATCGTCACAATGGAAGAAATTCCTGCCACCAGGGGAACTAAACGCCGGACAGCATTAATAGTCACTGAACTGCCCTTTCAAGTTAATAAGGCTGGTTGGATTGAAAAAATCGCCGATTTAGTCAACCAAGGTCGTTTACTAGGAATTTCTGACATTCGAGATGAGAGTGACAGAGACGGAATGCGTGTAGTTATTGAACTCAAACGCGATACAAATCCCCAGGAATTGCTCCAGCATTTATATCACCAAACTGCTTTACAAACTAACTTTGGCGCGATTCTGTTAGCTATAGTTGATGGACAACCTCGCCAATTAACCTTACGACAACTATTAGACGAATTTCTCAAGTTCCGAGAACATACCCTCAACCGTCGCTACAGTTACGAATTAGGAAAAGCGGAAAATCGGGTAAATATCCTGGCAGGATTACTGAAAGCTTTAGCAAATTTGGATGATGTTATTGCTATATTACGGCAAGCGCCCGATGGCAGTACCGCCAAAATGACACTTTGTAATCGCCTAGATTTAAGTGATGTCCAAGCAGATGCCATTTTGTCTATGCCCTTACGTCGTCTCACTGGGTTAGAACAGCAAAATTTACAACAGGAATTTGACCAACTTAACCAGGAAATTAGTATATTGCGGACATTACTGGACGACAGACGGGAATTACTCAAAGCTCTGAAAAAAGATTTGCGAACTCTCAAACGGAAGTACAATGATCCGCGACGGACGAAAATAATTCACACTACAGAAAAACCAGTTTCCGAAGAGAAAGGTAAGGCTAAACCAGCAGCAGTAGCCGCAGCAGATAATTCTCCAGCGAAAATTCCCACTCCTAAACCGGAAGCACCGCTAGAGGAAACTATTGTCGAAGTTACTCAGCGGGGTTATGTGCGGCGGATTTCCCCCAACAGTAAAAAAACAAAAGGGGAAAATGGCTTGCTAGATCATGATTTCCTGATCCAAACGGCATTAACTAATACTCACAAAGACCTGTTAATCCTCACTAGCGGTGGTAAAGTCTATCCCATTACGGTGGGAGATATTCCTTTGACTACTGGACGTAGTTCGACTTCGCTCACTACAAGTTCAGCACGAGGAACGCCATTGATTACGATGCTTACCAGTACCGCTCAAGGTAACACGGAAGGTATCATTACTCGGTTCTTGTTGCCAGAAAAACCCGAAACGTTGGAAATGGTTCTGTTAACGAAGGAAGGACGGATTAAACGCCTATCTTTGTCGGAATTTGTGAATTTCTCACGGCGAGGAATTACAATTTTGAAGCTTAAAGATAATGACGAATTAGCGTTTACCCAATTCCTCAGCAGCGGAGAACATCTAATTTTGGCGAGTTCTAGCGGTCGTCTATTAAGGTTTCCCGTCAATGATGAACAACTACCGATTATGGGTCGGGCTGCAATGGGTTTACAAGCTTTCCGCCTTTTGAAAAATCAGCAAATGGTTGGTTGTGTCAATGTCAGTAAAAATCACCAATTATTGCTGGTGACGGAAGAAGGATATGGCAAAATTATAGCTGCAAATCAGTTGAGGGCGGCTAGTCGGGGGGATTTAGGGGTACAACTTGTGAAGTTTAATAATAAAACCGACAATTTAGCGGCTATGGTAGCAGCAAAACCAGGTTCGGAGGTTGCATTATTGACAAATAAGGAGCGAGTAATTCGCGTATCAATAGATGCAGTTCCTAATCTCAATAAGGATAGTAAGGGTGAAAGTATTTGTCAACTTAACAGGGATGAGAGGATTATTAGTGTGGTGGAAGTAGAGTAG